In Methanocaldococcus lauensis, a single genomic region encodes these proteins:
- a CDS encoding TIGR00703 family protein, translated as MVVDAKEVEVVNTLVFETLGNPEREREFKLKSLKKWGFDLIFGRIDGKETYFTVELDERKAGDKFTKDGKEYEVIEVLEELPKNRELYAHIEMEMGRAYIVCQLRDEDNQNIEVLKVPAASLLLAFFKKNKLGNLIKAIKNVGISSELYMQNGVGGKPYSYEELPNIARRFLRSARKVEKETGFGRLSFAYYGETKDGEPRFWFSWLLPTIALFDLDIAKKTNDTLGILKTSE; from the coding sequence TTGGTTGTTGATGCAAAAGAAGTCGAAGTTGTAAATACTTTAGTTTTTGAAACTCTTGGAAATCCAGAAAGAGAAAGAGAGTTCAAATTAAAGTCATTGAAAAAATGGGGATTTGATTTAATATTTGGTAGGATTGATGGTAAAGAGACATACTTTACTGTAGAATTAGATGAAAGAAAGGCTGGAGATAAATTTACAAAGGATGGAAAGGAGTATGAAGTTATTGAAGTTCTTGAAGAGTTACCAAAGAATAGGGAATTATATGCACATATTGAGATGGAAATGGGTAGAGCATATATAGTTTGTCAGTTGAGAGATGAAGATAACCAAAATATAGAAGTTTTAAAAGTTCCAGCGGCTTCTTTATTGTTGGCATTCTTTAAAAAGAATAAATTAGGAAACTTAATAAAAGCTATAAAAAATGTTGGAATTAGTTCAGAACTATATATGCAGAATGGTGTTGGAGGTAAGCCATACAGTTATGAAGAACTTCCAAACATTGCAAGGAGATTTTTAAGAAGTGCGAGAAAAGTTGAAAAAGAAACAGGATTTGGTAGATTGTCATTTGCATACTACGGAGAAACTAAGGATGGAGAGCCAAGATTTTGGTTCTCTTGGTTATTGCCAACAATCGCACTGTTTGACTTAGACATTGCAAAAAAGACAAATGACACCTTAGGAATATTAAAAACTTCAGAATAA
- a CDS encoding GTPase, protein MRYKKVPVKKIVNKIIDECDVILLVLDARDPEMTRNRELENKIKSKGKKLIYVLNKSDLVPKEILEKWKNVFGENTVFISAKRRLGTKILRDMIKKSLREMNKKEGKVGIVGYPNVGKSSIINALTGKRKALTGSIAGLTKGEQWVRLTKNIKLMDTPGVLELKDEDDLVISGALRLEKVENPIPPALKILKRIDNFDKSIVREYFNINYKEIDEETLKKIGEKRGYLIKGGEVDLVRTARTIIKEYQDGKLNYYKVDLKKYGQDRNKDISFITKYLKDFPFIEDAKMIITHLKDFEELYKRIKKPVLGFEEIDGNIVVISFGEKTKDTGRKKVEDFCKSKNIEIISKFGDKIGNNNIYVAVGKKVKK, encoded by the coding sequence ATGAGATACAAGAAAGTTCCAGTTAAAAAGATTGTTAATAAAATAATTGATGAGTGTGATGTAATTTTATTGGTCTTAGATGCGAGAGACCCAGAGATGACAAGGAATAGGGAATTAGAAAATAAAATAAAAAGTAAGGGAAAAAAATTAATTTATGTATTAAATAAATCAGATTTAGTACCTAAGGAGATTTTAGAAAAATGGAAAAATGTATTTGGAGAAAATACTGTATTTATCTCTGCTAAAAGAAGATTGGGAACTAAAATATTGAGAGACATGATAAAAAAATCTCTAAGAGAGATGAACAAAAAAGAGGGAAAAGTTGGAATTGTTGGCTATCCTAATGTCGGAAAGTCATCTATAATTAACGCATTAACTGGAAAGAGAAAGGCATTAACTGGTTCAATTGCTGGTTTAACAAAAGGAGAGCAGTGGGTTAGATTAACAAAAAATATTAAACTTATGGACACTCCCGGAGTCTTAGAATTGAAGGACGAGGATGACTTAGTTATAAGTGGAGCATTAAGATTAGAAAAGGTAGAAAATCCAATTCCTCCTGCCTTAAAAATCTTAAAAAGAATAGATAATTTTGATAAGTCAATAGTTAGAGAATATTTCAATATTAACTATAAAGAGATTGATGAAGAAACACTAAAAAAAATTGGTGAAAAAAGAGGTTATTTAATAAAAGGAGGGGAAGTAGATTTAGTTAGAACAGCCAGAACAATTATTAAAGAATACCAAGATGGAAAGCTCAACTATTACAAAGTAGATTTGAAGAAGTATGGACAAGATAGAAATAAGGATATTTCATTTATAACAAAGTATTTAAAAGATTTTCCATTTATTGAAGATGCTAAAATGATTATCACTCATTTAAAAGACTTTGAAGAACTATATAAGAGAATAAAAAAACCTGTTTTAGGTTTTGAAGAAATAGATGGGAATATTGTTGTTATATCCTTTGGAGAAAAAACTAAAGATACTGGAAGGAAAAAAGTAGAAGATTTTTGTAAAAGTAAAAATATTGAGATTATTTCAAAGTTTGGAGATA